The Pseudomonas sp. FP2309 genomic sequence ACGCATCGTTGCGCCCGGCTTTGACTTGCACCGTAGGATCGATGAAGTACCAGCGCCCGTCATTCTGTACGAAAGAAGACTGTTCGCGGTGACTATGTTCGCCGCTGCTGTCATGCCAGCGCGCGGTAAAGGTCACGAAGGCATGTTCCGGCTGGCCGCCGAACACCTCGGAGCTTTCCACCTCAAGGCCAAGCCAGGTGCTTTGGGCGCTCCAGGCGCTGATGGCGTCGCGGTCCAGGCCGGCTTGTTGCGCTGGCAGCGTGGTGGCCACCAGGTAGTCCACCAGGCCCAGCACATAGGCGCTGTAGCGCGAACGCATCAACGCGCT encodes the following:
- a CDS encoding YchJ family protein; its protein translation is MSTSICPCGSGNLLDACCGHYHAGHPAPCASALMRSRYSAYVLGLVDYLVATTLPAQQAGLDRDAISAWSAQSTWLGLEVESSEVFGGQPEHAFVTFTARWHDSSGEHSHREQSSFVQNDGRWYFIDPTVQVKAGRNDACLCGSGQKFKKCCAGYF